In Luteibacter mycovicinus, a genomic segment contains:
- the secD gene encoding protein translocase subunit SecD, with amino-acid sequence MSDFPRWKYALVVIVLLFGIVYALPNVYTPQPAVQISGNHGSAVDATLKTKVESILATAHVPAASVDVTSSEKGSRLLARFASADAQAKASDALRGALGDDYTVALNLASTVPSWLRSINAFSMPLGLDLQGGVHFLMEVDQNAVIDGQETRYADDVRSLLRDRKISYDSVARNPRGQGIGIILRSDADRQAAASLIATEFTDLTVSDGPSTGNRFTLNAVVKPAKLRELAQSAITQNVTTLRQRVNELGVSEPLIQQQGQSQIIVELAGVQDTAEAKRLIGATATLEYRAGLYTPQQAMDAARSGSVPPDAKLYYGRDRRPYLLSKTVIATGDQLTSAVSGRDQQNGTPNVSVTLNSAAARKMQDFTNGNVGKPMAVLYITRTNDIKMVDGKEVKTPKTTEEVINYANISSPFGKQFSTNGLPSDAEASDLALLLRGGSLAAPVDIVGESVIGPSLGADNIDRGFKAVMLGLGLVLIAAAIYYKLFGIVADIALFFNLVLLVAVMSLIHVTLTMPGIAGIVLTLGMAIDANVLICERIREELRNGSSPLAAIRTGYDKAWATILDANVTHLLAALGLMTMGSGPIKGFGVTLFIGILTSMFTSVTVTHAITALIHGGRKLKTLSV; translated from the coding sequence ATGAGTGATTTTCCACGCTGGAAATACGCGCTGGTTGTGATCGTATTGCTGTTCGGCATCGTCTACGCGCTGCCGAACGTCTATACGCCGCAGCCCGCGGTGCAGATCTCGGGTAACCACGGCAGCGCCGTCGACGCCACGCTGAAGACCAAGGTCGAGAGCATTCTTGCCACGGCCCACGTTCCGGCAGCGAGCGTCGACGTGACGTCGTCCGAGAAAGGCAGCCGCCTGCTGGCGCGCTTCGCCAGTGCCGACGCGCAGGCGAAGGCGTCCGACGCGCTTCGCGGTGCGCTCGGTGACGATTACACGGTCGCGCTCAACCTCGCCTCGACCGTGCCGTCGTGGCTGCGCTCGATCAACGCGTTCTCGATGCCGCTGGGTCTCGATCTGCAGGGCGGTGTGCACTTCCTGATGGAAGTCGACCAGAATGCCGTGATCGACGGTCAGGAAACCCGCTACGCGGACGACGTCCGCTCGCTGCTGCGTGACAGGAAGATCTCGTACGACTCGGTAGCGCGCAATCCGCGCGGTCAGGGCATCGGCATCATCCTGCGTAGCGACGCCGATCGCCAGGCCGCCGCGTCGCTCATCGCTACCGAGTTCACCGATCTGACCGTTTCCGATGGTCCGTCCACGGGCAACCGCTTCACGCTCAATGCCGTGGTCAAGCCGGCCAAGCTGCGCGAGCTCGCTCAGAGCGCCATCACCCAGAACGTCACCACGCTGCGCCAGCGTGTGAACGAACTGGGCGTGTCCGAGCCGCTGATCCAGCAGCAGGGCCAGAGCCAGATCATCGTCGAGCTGGCCGGCGTGCAGGACACGGCCGAGGCCAAGCGTCTGATCGGCGCGACCGCCACCCTGGAATACCGCGCCGGCCTGTACACCCCGCAGCAGGCCATGGATGCCGCCCGCAGTGGCAGCGTTCCGCCCGACGCCAAGCTGTATTACGGCCGCGATCGTCGCCCGTACCTGCTCAGCAAGACCGTCATCGCCACGGGCGATCAGCTGACCTCGGCCGTCTCGGGTCGCGACCAGCAGAACGGCACGCCGAACGTCAGCGTCACGCTGAACAGCGCCGCCGCCCGCAAGATGCAGGACTTCACCAACGGTAACGTCGGCAAGCCGATGGCCGTGCTGTACATCACGCGTACCAACGACATCAAGATGGTCGACGGCAAGGAAGTGAAGACGCCGAAGACGACCGAGGAAGTCATCAACTACGCGAACATCAGCTCGCCGTTCGGCAAGCAGTTCTCGACCAACGGCTTGCCCAGCGACGCCGAAGCCTCCGATCTCGCCCTGTTGCTGCGCGGCGGTTCGCTCGCGGCGCCGGTCGACATCGTCGGCGAAAGCGTCATCGGTCCCAGCCTCGGCGCGGACAACATCGACCGCGGTTTCAAGGCGGTGATGCTCGGCCTCGGCCTCGTGCTGATCGCCGCGGCCATCTACTACAAGCTGTTCGGCATCGTCGCGGACATCGCCCTGTTCTTCAACCTCGTCCTGCTCGTCGCGGTGATGTCGCTGATCCACGTGACGCTGACGATGCCCGGCATCGCCGGTATCGTGCTGACGCTTGGTATGGCGATCGATGCCAACGTGCTGATCTGCGAACGTATCCGCGAGGAACTCCGCAACGGCTCGTCGCCGCTCGCGGCTATCCGCACCGGTTACGACAAGGCGTGGGCGACGATTCTCGACGCCAACGTGACCCACCTGCTCGCCGCGCTCGGTCTGATGACCATGGGTTCGGGTCCGATCAAGGGCTTCGGTGTCACGCTCTTCATCGGTATCCTGACCTCGATGTTCACGTCGGTGACGGTGACCCATGCCATCACGGCGCTGATCCACGGCGGCCGCAAGCTCAAGACCCTGTCGGTCTGA